Genomic DNA from Acuticoccus sp. MNP-M23:
TCGGTCGGAGAAAGATGCGGCTCGACGCTTGGCCGCGTCGGGTTGCGAGCGAGGACGCCACTGTTCGGAAGCAAGCCCTTCTCGAGCGGGCTGGCGTCATGGACCTGTCGGAAAAGCAATTGGACGCGTTCAATGCTTCGCTCGCCTCGACGAGCCCAACTTATTTACGCGTGCGGGCAAGCTTTGCGAAATCACATGAGGCGATGCAGCACTGGTACGCAGATCTAGACACTGACGTTCGCGAAAAGCGAGCGTTCGCGTTGGCCGATCTTGAACCTGACGCAATCGGCAAACTCATCCGGCACCTCCGCTTGGACGACGATTTTGAGCAGGCAGCGCAAACGTTGATCGATGAGCGCGGTCTAGTCGTGGCGGTGCGCAGGCTCGGCGGCATCCCCATCGCCCCACCAGCGCCGATCATTTCCGCCCTCGCGTCGCTCGAAGAGAATGGCATGGCGTGCTTCCTTGATGAAGTGGAAGGCGAGACTTCATCGCCTTGGACTCAGCTCTTTCTTGCCGATGCGCTGGCGAGCCGCGACCTGAGCGACCTCGTATCGGCCAGAGTGCGGGGCTGGGTCGATCGGGCCCTCTCGGAGGAGGCCAACCCAATATGGAACCTCTACATCGCCCTTGCGAAGTTCACAGCGTCCGCAGCCTATGCCGACCCCGAGTGGGCAACGCTATCCGCGCGAAAGCAGCTCGCCGCGTGTTGGTCGCACGCCAACGCACTCACCGAGATCCTTATCGCAGGCCATGTGATTATCGAGAAAGTGCTCGATATGATCGGTAGCAATCGGCTTGTTTCACCACGTATACTAGTCGAGCAACTCGATCAGTTCACCCAAGACACCGCCAATCCCAGGGAGATCGCTGTTGATCGCTTGAAAGCGCATGTAGCGGCGCCGGCGTTGATCCAGTTCCAGAAGCAGGCTTCCCATCAAGAATGGGCGGGGTCGAAGCTCCATCAGCTGGTTGTCGAAATCAACGATGACGGCGAGCGTCCCCGGATGGACATCATTCGCGGGTCATTGGCGCCAGACAACGCGATGCCCAGTAGGCTGAATGCCGAGCTGGGGGATGTGTTTGACGCGCTCCATCCCCACACCGGCGCGTTATTCCGCGACAAGGTAGAAGGATTGCTCACAGCGTTGCTGGCAGCCGAGCCGGGCAGCCGCGAAGCCGTCTCTGGCTGGCATTTGCTACGTGAAGCCAGCACCGATACGCCCTTGCCAAAGGATCTGGCTGACCTTGCGCGTGAACGTGCCAATGACTGGGATCTGTCACTTCCCGGCGAAGAGTTGGAAAGTGCGCGCTTCCACCTTCTCATCTTTACAGCGCTCGCGTCAGTAAACGGTTGGGTTCATCAGTCTGACAAGATCGATATCGCCGCGACAGCGCTTGGTCCGCGCGAGGGTGATGACGAGGCCCCGGTATTGTTCGAGATCGCGATCTGGCGGGCAAGGATGATCGGCGAAATTCCCGAGCGCCTGCAGTTCTTGGCGCGCGACCTCCTTCGGCTCGCGCGCCACGAGCCTCTTCGCGAGCAGGCAATTGTTGCTGCACGACACTTCGCTCGTAGCTTGTCGGGGCAGCAGGCCGAACATTTTGTAGACGCCCTTGGCGAACTCATCGCCACCTACTGACGGTCAGACGGTCGGCCGCGAACCTTCAAAATTTCCGAGTCCGCGGCAGGTCAATCGGACCTAACATTCAGGAATGGAGGCGGCTATTTGGGGGGGCATTCCTGCCCGGACGTTTAGAGGCATGCCAACGACGGGTCCCGGCGTGAACGGATATTAACTTGTCTGCTACCAAATGTCATGAATTCGTCGGAAACGGACGCGAACACTGCCACCGTCGAATCGCAGCTTCGCTCGATCCGGCGGCCAAGACCGGACGGTCGGCAATCGGCCCCATGCCGGACGTTCGGGCCTTCATTTGCCAAAGTCTGCTTTTGGCACGACTTAGTGGCGGGTCTGCCCTCGAACTGCCTAGGCTGGGCGACCATCGCTTGAGTGGCCTGCTCCGACGCGCATTTCCGTTCCAGAGCGAGGCCACGATGCGCCGCTTGAAAAATGTGCCGGCAGTGCTTCAGCCTCTCACTCCAGAAAGCCGCGCGCGAGGAGGACATGCGATCGATGGGAAAATACGGCATAGTCGCAGTGAACGCAGCAAGGTTACTCGCGGGGGAGGGCTCCTCTTCCCCGCGTTCCGCGTGGGAACAGGCTGCGAAGGCAGTATTTCCAAATAGCCCATCATCCCAGTGCAAGGGGTGCCCCCGGAACGCGTTTCTTGCGTTGTGCGAGATGGGTTTGCTCGCGCGGGTAGTAACGGGAAGTTACACTCGCTCCGAAAAAAATAAATCTTACGTTTGTCGCGCTTTAATGGCGCTGCGCTTGGACCATACGCTGGCGACGGACAAACAGGCTCTTTGGAAACGAGCTGTCCTTGGCGAGCCGAAAAAACACAATTCCCAGATGGACGTCCTGCTCGCGTTGTGGAGGAACAGGCTGATCGAGTGATGACCGATCGCTCCCGCAGCCGATCCGAACCTTACCCCGTAACCGAACAACGACGTTGGCTTCTTCGCAAGGCGAGCCGCCCGTCGTCCCGGAATGTCCGCTTTGAAATTGATGGAAAGCCGGGTCGAACGGCGGGAATTGGCACATTCTAGACATGATCGTTCAAACGGGCGGTGAGGTCGTACTCTCATGCGGTGCTGCTTGAGCGTTCCAGAAGGCGCGCCTGCTCATTCCAATCCGCGGAGAAGGGCTTTGACAAGCTCTGGAAGTCCAGTGTGACAGCCTGGGTTCCGTTCAGGGCATTCTCAACGAGTGTGGGCGAGAGCAGCGTCAGCCTGAGCACCCGGCTCACGTACGATGGATTGATCCGCTCCGCTGTTGCCAGCTCCCGCAGCGTCGCATACTCGCCGCCCTCAAGCATGCGCTGCCAGCGGTGGGCCCGCGCGATCGCCTTCACAAGTGCATTGTCGATTTCGCGCTCAGGCGACGGCTTCAACTCGATTCCATCTGGCGTGACCACACGCTTGCGGCCGCGCCAGCGCTGAAACGTGATCGGCACCTTCACCGTCATCGTCTTGTTGGAGGCGCTGCTCATGCCGCAAGCGCCTCCCGCGCAGCCATCTCTTGTGTGACGCCGGAGAAGCCGTCGATCCGCAGGCGAACTGCCACCCCATCCAGCTCGATCTGGACACGCTCCACCAGCAGCTGGACAAGCCGGGACTGCTCAGCGGGGAACAGCTCGTTCCACACCGAATCCAGAGCCTGCAGCGCGTCGCGGACTTCGGCTTCGGTCACGTCCGCGTCCTGCTCCCGAGCCTCGCGCCACGTTCCGACGATGATCTCGGGCTGGCGGAACAAGTTACGCAACTGGTCGATGACCGCGGCCTCGACCTCACCCGCGGAGACACGGCCCACAGGGCATGACCCGGCGCCATGCTTCAGCACGGTCTGGCTGACGTAATAACGGTAGAGCTTGCCGCCCTTGCGGGTGTGCGTCGGCGAGAATGCGGCGCCGTCGGGACCGAACAGCAGCCCCTTCAGGAGTGCGGGCGTGTCGGCGCGAGTGCGTGCCGCGCGCTTTCGCGGGCTTTCCTGCAGGATGGCGTGGACGCGCTCCCACATCTCGTGATCGATTATGGCGTCGTGCTCGCCGGGATAGCTGTCGCCCTTGTGGACCGCCTCGCCGATATAGGCGCGGTTGCTGAGCATCCGATAGAGGTATTTCTTGTCGATCCTGTTCCCGCGCGGGGTGCGGATGCCGCGAGTGCCGACCTCCCGCGCCAGTTCCGTGCAGGACCCGATCTCGAGGAAGCGGTCGAAGATCCAGCGGACATGCGCGGCGGCTTCTTCGTCGACCACCAGCTTCCGGTTTTCGACCCGGTAGCCGTAGGGCGGGACCCCGCCCATCCAGATGCCCTTTTTGCGGCTGGCGGCGACCTTGTCGCGGATGCGATCGGCGGTTACCTCGCGCTCGAACTGGGCAAAGCTGAGCAGGATGTTCAGGGTGAGCCGGCCCATGGACGTGGTGGTGCTGAATGACTGCGTGATTGAGACGAAGGTGACGCCGTGCCGTTCGAACACGTCGACGAGCTTGGCGAAGTCGGTGAGCGAGCGGCTGAGGCGGTCGATCTTGTAGACCACCACTACATCGACCAGCCCATCTTCGATGTCGTCCAGCAGCCGCTTCAACCCGGATCGTTCCAGCGTCCCACCCGAGATGCCACCATCGTCATACCGATCGCGTACCAGCACCCAGCCCTCGGACCGCTGGCTGGCGATGTAGTTCTCACACGCTTCGCGCTGGGCGTGGAGCGAGTTGAACTCCTGCTCCAGCCCTTCCTCGGAGGATTTCCGGGTGTAGACGGCGCACCGCAGCTTGCGGACCACCTTAGATTTTTCCGCCGGCTTCATCATGCGCCTGTCCTATGGTTCTTGAGGCCGAAGAAGACCCAGCCGTTCCAGCGTGTAGCGGTGATGGCGCGGGCGATGGCCGAGAGCGACTTGTAGGGCCGCCCTTGCCATTCAAACCCGTCAGCGGTGACTGTGACGATGTGCTCGACACCCTGCCATTCGCGCAGGAGCCGGGTGCCGGTGATGGGGCGGCCGCGATCGGCGCGAGCGCAGCGCATCTTGCAGTCGCCGCCATCGAGCTCTTCGCCCAGCCGTTCCAGGCGCTTCACTGTCTCGGGTTTCAGGCCGCCGTAGGTGAGCTTTTGGATGCGGTAGGCGAGACGGCTCTCCAGGTAGCGGCGGTTGAACGGCGGCGGTTCACTGTCGAAGAGATCGCGCCACTGCTTCTTCAGTTCGGGGGTCGGAGCCGTCTTCAGTGCAGCGAGACGGGCGGGGATGGTGTCGGCGGTCATGCGGTCTCCAATGGGTTGGCTGACGGACAACCGCTCTCATCGGGCGGGAGGTGAAGTCGAAATTCTCCATCTCCCGCAGTGACTTGGATATCGCGGCTGCGGAGCCGGAGAAGTCCGGCCGCAAGGATTGCGCAAAGTTCACAAAGCCGCTCTTCGGTGCTCAACAGTTTCGGGTCGAGTGTGTTTGGACCTGCGGTCGGGAGGAGCGGCCGGTTATCGATGTCCCCCCGCCGCTTGTTCGGATAAGGCAAGATTTGCGTCCGCATCGTCCGCCGTCGAGGCCAGCGGTGACGTTTTGCGGGCGGTCGATGTCGACTCAGCGTCCGCAGGAAGCCGTGTTGCGTCCGCGGATCCCGGCTGCCTCGCCGCTCGATCGCGTTCGAGATCCGCAGTCACGCTGCCCACCGCATCCTGCGCGGACGATGCGGACGATGCGGACGGTCGTTTCCCATCATCGTCGGAAGGCGCGTTGGCCTGCCGTGTGATGTGGATCAGACGGATGCGCTCATGCCCGGATATCGTGTAAGCGATCTGCAGTCCGGCATGCCTGAGGGCAGCTGCGCAGCGGCGGACCCGACCCGACAGGGCGCGCGGACTGTCTGGCCACAACTTCGACCGGGAACGCTCGCCGGCGACTCGTGTGAGGGTGGACAACAGCTCCATCGCGGTGCCGCTCCATTCGTTCTGGTCCGCCATCAGCACCCTCAAGGCGGATGCGGCGGGATCGGCCTCGATCACCTCGTCAACGATCCTGTCGCGATTGGCGCGGTACGCGTTCATGAAAGAGCCGGCGGGCCACAGCGTGCTCTCACAGGCGGTCGCCCAGAGCGTGAAGTCCGCCATCCGCGGCAAGCTGCCGATCCTGGTTTCGGAAAGTTCGCGCAGGCCGGTCGAGAGGGCGTCGAGCAGAGCGCCGAGGAGGCGCGGCCGCGCATCATGAAACCGCGCCTGGAGTGCAGTCTCGGGCACGCGATTGTACTCGGGGATCGGCTCAAGAGTGAGGAAGATCGCCCGATCGGCGAGATCGTCGCGTGAGACCACATCCTCGATCCCGTTGAGGATTACGGGGCGCACCGCGGTGAAGAGGGCCTCATCCTGATCGGTATGGAGCTGGCGGGTTGCGTAGCCGCCGCCGGTCGCGAGGCGGCACAGAGTGTCGGACAGCCAGACCGGAATCGCCGAGACGTTGTCGAATGCCTGGACGTGAGCGTTGCCGGCGGCGATGAAGAGATCGCGATCGTCGCGCGGCAGGGCGCGAAGCGGAGCCGTGTTGGGATCGACGATGTTGCGCAGGATCGTCACGAAGGTGGATTTCGCCGACCCCTGCTCGCCTGAGACAACCAACAGGGGATAGGGGCAACGATCGCGTAGCGCGGCAAGAAGCCAGGACACGACGAGGATGAAGTCGTCGTCCGAGCCGACGTTGAGGAACTCCCGGAGCTCGGCGATCAAGCCGCCCGAGGCGGGCGGCGGCAGAGGACGCATATCCCGCGTCCGGATGAAGCGCACAGGGGGACACTCGACGATGCGCCAGCCGGTCGCATCGATCTCCACGGCGCGCCAGCCATCGTCGACGAGGTCGAGGAAGAGGTGCCCCGCGTGGCTGGCGAGGCGAAGGTGAACCGGCCGCTCCGGTCCGTCGAAGGGGGCCTGGGCCTCCAGCACGTTCAGCGCTGCCTGGAAGGCGACGGCGCCGGGCGCGCTTCCGGTCTCCTGATAGTAGCGCCGTGCCAGCCAGTGACGGAAGGGCTGGCTGCGAACTCGGTAGGTCTCGCGATGGTTGTCGATCTGGAGGTCGGCGCAGGCGCCGCCATCGGGCGAGTGGAAGAGTTCGACAGCGCTCGCGATGTCGATGAGGATGTCGGCCTGTGCGGAGCTGCTGCCACCTTCGCCGCGCTCGGACTCGATCAGCTTGTCGAGCGCGGCAACGCGGACGCCAGCCTTCTTCAGTCGGGCGCGGAGGTCTTCGAACTCGGGGCGGTTCGAAGCCTTTAGCAACGTTAGCTCGGCGAGAACGCGGCGCCGGGATCGTGCGTCACTGCGGCAACGAGCTCGTTGAGGGGATCGGCCACAGCCTCCGCGCCCTCGACAGCTGCGATAATTGACAGATGGGGATTCCGAGACTGATCGATCACGCAGAAACCTCCGTGGTGGCGGCGCCGCGGATGAGGAGGTCGTTGAAGTCCACGCCAGCGGGAGGGCGAGCGATGCGAACACTGCGACCTTCGGCGCGCCAGCGACGGGCTGCAGCCGTCGCAGCCGACTCGCCGGGCGGATCGCCGTCGGCCAGAACGATCACGTCGCAGATGGTGCGGGGCAGGTCGAGAAGGCGCAGGCCAGAGGTCGACAGTGCGGCCCATGCGGGCCGGCCGGTCGCCTGCATGACGGCGAGGCAGGTCTCGATGCCTTCGCCGACCATCACGCTGTCGGTGGCATTGGCGAGGCGGAAAGCGCCGCCGCCGCTGGGGCCAAGCATCATCTTGTTGGGGCTGACGAGTGCTTTGCCACTACCGTCCGCTTTCAGGAAGGTGCGATGGATCGCGGTCTCTTCACCGTCGCCGCCACGGGTGATCAGCGCGACCATGCACGGCAACAGCGGCCTGCCCGGATGCTTGAGGCCGGGGTGGAAGCGCAGTGAGGCGGAGATCGGGAACGTGATCCCGCGGGACACGCAGGTAACGTTCGACGGGCGTCCCGGCAGGGAAGCGTGAGGCCTCCCAGATGGAGAGGGCGTAGGCGGTATTGGACGCGCGATCGTGGTCGCAAATCCCGGGGGAAATGCTCGCCGTTGGGGTCGAGGTGCTGCCGGCATCCCAGCAGCCGAGATCACGAAGCTCGGCAATGACCGAGGCCTGGCTACAGCCTGCGAAGCAATGGACCAGGGGCTTGCCGCTGCGCGAGATGTTGATCGCTAGGCTCGGGGTACGATCGGCATGTACAGGGCAGGACGCCATCCAACCCGCACCGATCCGGACCACGTTCAAGGCCTTTGCGATGTCCTCAGCGCTCATTCCACATCTCCTCGGGCTTCACCGTGGAGTGCTGAGGCAAACGGATGCGCTGGCGCGCCCAGGCATCAAGGTCGTGGAGTGTGTAGAGCGGCGTCCGGCCGGCTTTGCTATAGGCCGGACCGCCGCCGACGACAGCGAGCTTCGCGAGCCAGCGGGTCGAGCAGGGAAAATTGTACGTCGTGCGGACGTAGCGCGCAGCTTCGTCTCGCCGCAGATAGGCAGGGATGGGTGTTTCCGGTGACGGCTGGATGGTTTCGGTCACAGATTTCTCCGAAGTGAATCCGGCGGCTGATGCCGGCGTCCTGCGGAAACCTTGTGCGCTTCGTTGGCACTAAAAAGCGCGCACTAAACTGGCAGCGTTCGATAATTTGGTGCGGCTCGTCCTTGGTTCGTCGCTTGGCGGCGTTGTAGTTGTGAAACGCGGACCTGATGGCATTTTCGATCGGCTTTATCTTGAGAGGTTTGATGCCGGCATTAGCCGACGGAAACCACTCGTGGAGCGCTTTGGCCTCTAGACCGATCGTCGGACACACCTCACCGCGCGCGGCGCGTTGCTCGAATTCCAGCAGGTAGACGTCCCTTGATCCTGGCCGTCCCGGCGCCCCGGTCCTCCGCGGGTTGGCGTAGACAACCTGCTTGACCTTTGCGTATGGGAAGACATCGCTCAGATCAGGGCCTCTCACGCTTATGCGTCGCCAACGAGCCCCATTCCAGTTGCGCAAGGAGTCGTCGAAGCCGGACTGCCAAAGCAAGTCATCAACATAGGAGTGGCAGACGAGGGCCAAAGCCTCGGTCTGAACGAGCGCGTCATCCGGCGCGTCGAAGGGGTGCCGTATGCGGCAGCTAGCGAAGACGTACCCGGGGATCGGGCCTGGCAGGCCATCACTGGTGCCGACCGCCTCGATGTGGCCATCGACTACCTCTTGAACGAGCCTGCGATAGCCAGCGCGTAGAGTTTCGTCGGTCACATCGATCGTGCCGCCTTCGCTCGCCACCCAATGTGCCGCTGCCGACAGCGGGATGTAGCCTGTATTCGGGGTGACAAGTAGGGGGGGCGCGATCCGTCCGGTGGGGCGTCGGCAGCCAAAGGTCCCTGACGGCGCCGGCATGAAGTCTAACGTCCTCCAAGGCCGAGCCATGGGGAAACTGCTTCATGCATCGATAAATATCCCGGCCTTTCTCTTCGACGGCTTCCAAATCTGGCCAAAGCGCCTCCGAGACTTGTTTCCGTTCTCTCGTCTCCCGATCAATGCCGCTGGCTTTTAAGCTTCCTCGCGTCAGCATTACCCAAAGTTCCGCGCGGGCTTCTGCGAACGACTTCAGATTGGTGCTGGGGTGTGCGGCATCTGCCATCACTTCGTCCCCATCGTACGTCGAGCGGGAGCCTCGCAACTGATGGAGGTTCCAGCTGCTCGAGGAAGTAGCCTTCCCGAATTTCGCCATCGGGTCCGAGGCGATGGCGTCCAAACACCCAGATCCAACATTCTTCGCGGTAATATCTCCAGTACTCGCGGACCCTCTCTGCGGAGCGCCACAGGATCCATGCGAGCGCCATGCATGGAGTCCAGCGGTCGAGCCGCATGGGATCAAATGCATCCGGCACCGTCACTGGCGCAAGCGGACCGATGCAAAGCTCCCGCGCCTTCGCCTCGCCATCGTCCGGGGTTAGCCGTCCGTTCTCCACTTTGCTGATGAGCTGATTGCGTTGAGCGAATGCTTTTGCATCGCGTCTGGGTCGGGGGAGATCCGTATTCATGAGGTGGCTCCTCTTGCATCCGTCGCAACGCGAAGGCGGTTCAACCGAAGTATACCGCAAAATGTCGTTGAGGCGTTGTTGAAAGCTTCGCCGTTGCGCAGCCCAACACAATTGGATGTGGTATAAAGGGCGAACGCAAAAGGTCCGGGGTCGCCGATTTCAGGCAGCGGAATTCCTTACGGGGGCGCAGAGCGGAATCATGACTGGAACAGGGCCAGCAGCAACGGTGAAGCCAAGAACGTCACTACCAACGCTTGCTGTGGAGGACCGTCCCATCGAGAGCCTCATCCCCTACATCCGCAACGCCCGCACCCACTCGCCGGCGCAGGTATCGCTGATCGCGGGTTCGATCCGGGAATTCGGCTTCAATAACCCCATCCTGATCGACCGTAATAACGGCGTCATTGCGGGCCATGGGTGCCTTCTCGCCGCGCAGCAACTGAAGCTGTCCTCGGTTCCCTCGATAGAACTCTCCCATCTCACGGACACGCAGAAGCGGGCCTACGTGCTGGCCGACAACAAGCTCGCCGAGCGCGCCGGCTGGGATGCCGAACTTCTCGCCCTCGAAGCGGGGAGCTGTCCGACCTTGGCATCGACCTCGAAGACCTCGGGTTCGAGAGCCTCGAACTCGATAAGCTGATGTCGAACTCGGCGGCCGACGACCGCGAAGAGGAGACGCCAGGGCCGCCGGCCATTCCTGTCTCGCGGAGTGGTGACTTCTGGCAGCTCGGGAAGCATCGCGTGCTCTGCGGTGATGCCACCTCCAAAGCTGATGTTGCGCGGCTTCTGGACGGCATGATGCCGACGCTGATGGTGACCGTTCCGCCGTACGGCGTGAACTACGAGCCGGCCTGGCGGAACGAAGCCTGTGGGACGAAGAACAGGCGCACCGGCACGGTGAAGAACGATGACAGAGCGGACTGGACGGAGGCGTGGACGCTGTTCCCCGGCGACGTTGCCTACGTCTGGCACGCCGCGCTTCACGCCGGGACGGTGGCCGACAATCTCCAGGCGGCAGGCTTCGACATCCGCTCCCGGGTGATCTGGAGCAAGGACCGGATGGTCTTCTCCCGCGGGCACTACCACTGGCAGCACGAGCCCTGCTGTTATGCCGTGCGTCGTGGCGGCAAGGGTCACTGGTCCGGCGACCGCACCCAGACCACGCTGTGGCAGATCCCGAACCGCGACCAGGATGCCGACGCCGTCCACGGCACCCAGAAGCCCGTGGAATGCATGCGCCGGCCGATGCTCAACAACACCTCGCCCGGCCAGGCAGTCTACGACCCTTTCCTCGGATCGGGCACGAGCATTATCGCGGCCGAGACTGCAGGGCGGAGCTGCTTCGGCCTCGAACTCGATCCGGCCTACGTGGACGTCATCGTGATCCGATGGGCCGCGTTCACCGGCCAGAGCCCTGTGCTGGTGGAGACCGGCGAGACATTCGACGTCATGCGCAGCCGGCGTAATGCGCAGGTGTCCTGATGCGCGGCCGCAAGCCAAAGCCGACGGCGTTGAAGGTAGCGAACGGCAATCCGGGCCGCCGTGCGCTCAATCCGAACGAGCCGAAGCCGCCTGCGAGCAAGCCTACCTGTCCGTCGCATCTCTCGTCCGCTGCAAAGACCGAATGGCGGCGCATTGCCGGAACGCTCCACGACATGGGCGTGGTCACGATTGTCGACCGGGCCGCGCTCGCGGCGTACTGCCAGGCTTAAGGCCGCTGGGTCGAGGCAGGGAAGCGGCTCGCGGAGACGCCGACCCTTCTCAAGACGCCATCCGCCTACGTCAAGCAGTCGCCATGGCTGAGCTTCGCCAACAAGCAGATGGAGCTGATGAACCGGTACATGGTGGAGCTCGGGATCACCCCTGCCTCCCGCAGCCGCATCTCGGTCGAGAACGCCGCGGCAGATGAACCGCTGAAGGTCACCATCGTCCGCTTCGTCGTCGACCCTAAGAACAGCGATGGGCCGGTGATCGATCATCGGCCGGGCGGGTATGATCATGGCGGATAGCGCTCGCCTTTCCTCCGGCTGAAGGAACGTGCTTCG
This window encodes:
- a CDS encoding recombinase family protein; its protein translation is MMKPAEKSKVVRKLRCAVYTRKSSEEGLEQEFNSLHAQREACENYIASQRSEGWVLVRDRYDDGGISGGTLERSGLKRLLDDIEDGLVDVVVVYKIDRLSRSLTDFAKLVDVFERHGVTFVSITQSFSTTTSMGRLTLNILLSFAQFEREVTADRIRDKVAASRKKGIWMGGVPPYGYRVENRKLVVDEEAAAHVRWIFDRFLEIGSCTELAREVGTRGIRTPRGNRIDKKYLYRMLSNRAYIGEAVHKGDSYPGEHDAIIDHEMWERVHAILQESPRKRAARTRADTPALLKGLLFGPDGAAFSPTHTRKGGKLYRYYVSQTVLKHGAGSCPVGRVSAGEVEAAVIDQLRNLFRQPEIIVGTWREAREQDADVTEAEVRDALQALDSVWNELFPAEQSRLVQLLVERVQIELDGVAVRLRIDGFSGVTQEMAAREALAA
- a CDS encoding DUF2924 domain-containing protein; translation: MTADTIPARLAALKTAPTPELKKQWRDLFDSEPPPFNRRYLESRLAYRIQKLTYGGLKPETVKRLERLGEELDGGDCKMRCARADRGRPITGTRLLREWQGVEHIVTVTADGFEWQGRPYKSLSAIARAITATRWNGWVFFGLKNHRTGA
- a CDS encoding toprim domain-containing protein, translated to MSRGITFPISASLRFHPGLKHPGRPLLPCMVALITRGGDGEETAIHRTFLKADGSGKALVSPNKMMLGPSGGGAFRLANATDSVMVGEGIETCLAVMQATGRPAWAALSTSGLRLLDLPRTICDVIVLADGDPPGESAATAAARRWRAEGRSVRIARPPAGVDFNDLLIRGAATTEVSA
- a CDS encoding ParB/Srx family N-terminal domain-containing protein; the encoded protein is MTGTGPAATVKPRTSLPTLAVEDRPIESLIPYIRNARTHSPAQVSLIAGSIREFGFNNPILIDRNNGVIAGHGCLLAAQQLKLSSVPSIELSHLTDTQKRAYVLADNKLAERAGWDAELLALEAGSCPTLASTSKTSGSRASNSIS
- a CDS encoding DNA methyltransferase, whose protein sequence is MLCGDATSKADVARLLDGMMPTLMVTVPPYGVNYEPAWRNEACGTKNRRTGTVKNDDRADWTEAWTLFPGDVAYVWHAALHAGTVADNLQAAGFDIRSRVIWSKDRMVFSRGHYHWQHEPCCYAVRRGGKGHWSGDRTQTTLWQIPNRDQDADAVHGTQKPVECMRRPMLNNTSPGQAVYDPFLGSGTSIIAAETAGRSCFGLELDPAYVDVIVIRWAAFTGQSPVLVETGETFDVMRSRRNAQVS